The nucleotide sequence ATCCATACGTCATGACCAATTTCACAGGAAGATGAGTATTCATCGTGAGATACTAAAGAGTCATGAGAAAGTAAATCCCAATTATTTGAATAAATAAAGGGGTGGGTGCTTAAAGATGTTATTAAATGTTCAGGTGGTCCTATCGTAACATTCCAAGAAATTGAAACAAACTTACCAATAACTGCTTTTCTGATATCAGAATTACGGCCAACGTAGGAATACTTCCCAATCTCGACATTCCATATTCTGCTATAATCTCCGATCACAACATTCCTGTGGAGAGTAGAATCATTAACAGAAGCAAATTTCCCGATATAAACGTTATCGTATAAAGTAGAGTTTGTGACTGTAGAAAACATCTCTAACCTAACTCGACGCCCCAACTTAGAGTTTTTTATAATCGCTCCTGCACCGATATATGATCTGGAAGTTATATACTTATAAATTGAATTGAAGAATGAAGAAATAAGTCTGTAATAATATTCAAGTTGGTTTCTCATCTTATTCACCCCATTACATCTTATTTCTCCCTAATTTTTGTTTCTGTTACAATGCAGTTTTAAATCTTTTTAGTAAACTAAGTTCTCTTTGAGTTAATAACTTTTTGATAGATTTTATCGATTTTTTTGGCTACAATGTTGTGTCCAAATTTGCATAATACATGTCTTGACAATCTGTTGGGAGGGTATCTCCTATA is from Thermococcus paralvinellae and encodes:
- a CDS encoding xenobiotic acyltransferase family protein; protein product: MRNQLEYYYRLISSFFNSIYKYITSRSYIGAGAIIKNSKLGRRVRLEMFSTVTNSTLYDNVYIGKFASVNDSTLHRNVVIGDYSRIWNVEIGKYSYVGRNSDIRKAVIGKFVSISWNVTIGPPEHLITSLSTHPFIYSNNWDLLSHDSLVSHDEYSSSCEIGHDVWIGANVVILRGVKIGTGAVIGAGAVVTHDVPPYAIVVGVPARILKYRFSQDVIEALLNSKWWDAPPEKISKLVKLINNKNLEEKKLIQFLETNF